The genomic stretch GCGGGAAAATGTTGGGTGCGCGGCTGAGATGGTGAAGAGGGGTATTATCGGAATGGAGGATATTCGGTTTTTTGATGGGTATTGTGGGTGGGATAAGGAGCAATTGCGAGACGAGATACAGGCCGGGTACTGGACTGTGGCCGCCTGCAGCCGAAGTGTAATTGGGTTGGAAAATGTTAATAGTGGTGGTATGTGGGAGGATATTCTTGGACTTATGGGTTCGAGAAAGGTTTGGTGACACGGAAATGAGACAGAGGATCTGTGTTCCGTATTTTCAAATTTCTTTGTAAATTTGTTTTGCTAATATACTGATTACTGAACTAATCTTATTCTAGTTTCTTAATCATTATGTCGAATTTCAATGTTTTCCCTTGTAAAATCGACTCATACAAGAATTTGTGTAAACTCGGTAAGAATACTCGATGCTGCAATTAATTCAGACAAAAACAGAAAAAGCAGTATATtgttattaaattaaaattaatccTGAATAGaagaaacatttttttttttggaagaaaGGAGCAATATATAGATAAATAAAAGGAGTTACGAGTACATCACGGGGGCGGGTCAGGGGAAAGTGGCGCACATGCCACAACAAAGTCTAAAGTGCAAAGATCTACAACAAAAGGAGGGGGCAAATCCCACTCAAAACAACCCGACAAATCACTAGTCTCTAATGGAGTGGTGGGCAATGGCATCCGCAACACGGTTCGCCGATCTCTTCTCAAAAACAAGCTTCAAATGCGGGGAGTCCTGCAAGAGGGTCCTACACTCAAGAATGATGTTAGTAAACGGTCCACATGGGGCAGAGGGGCATAAAATAGAGGTAACCGCATCAAGACAGTCAAAGGCAATGAAGACATTGTTCACAAGGACTCTAGAGCGTAAAATCCCATCCCGAATGGCAAGGACCTCACAAAGGAAGGGGTTAGGACCAAGGAAGCGGGTGGACCAACCTAAAACCCAAGAACCAAAACCGTCTCTGATGACACACCCCAGGCTAGCTAAGGAAGAGGAGGGAGAAAAGGCCGCGTCAACGTTAGTTTTAAGCCAACCAAGCGGCGGAGGGGCCCAGCTCAAAGGGTAGCTAAAGGCATCAAGGTGGGTGGAAATCGTGACAGGGCCAGTGAGGGGACAGTCAGAGGCGCGGGTCCAGGCAAAAGATTGGAAAGCGACCGAGGCACAGAAAGTGGAAGGGGAGGTAGAGACATTGTTTTAACCACTGAACCACATTACAATTTATGCAATAGAGACTAGATCTGTTGAATGCTACTCTTGTTAATTTATCGGAACTAATAAAAACTGAAccaatcttatctatattaatacaaaagacaatactcaatcctcagcgcgccacatcattaatgcagtttttttttttttttttttggaaatttatgttatggtgggacccgtgagtgtgcaatgtatttatttcttcagatttccgtcttttcaaacatacgataaattccgtcttacaacaaattctatgaaataatattatgaaagaaattctatgaattaatattatgaaataattttatacattccgtgtaaataaaattaataacatatacgtagaatgaattacaaatgcgagtaaatgaaattgaattacataatttttaaaacaaaattacataataataaaattacataatttcaagaaggaataacatttatatacgggatcgaacataaaacgcaaatgaattacatacatatgttaaagttgattatattagattatatttcttttatccggatgtaaagttttttatgtatgcaatttttatttacaagtGTATATTACGTTATTTTCTTATAAACCAGTGTATGTGAACAAGTGTTTTTAACaaatttaaaaataaattatgtagatcgtaaatttagaccaactagataattacaatagaaatgcaaaaacaaatatacatccaaaaacattaatactgacccaaatacatacccgtgcaattttgaacgggtttaaaactagtagaCTTGAATTAtgaatatttatttatttctcatATAAATAATCGTACTTTTTGTGTATTTTTATTAATTCTTTATTTATTAATGGTATTAAGAATTATCATATCCAAATTGAAAAGTATAAATTACATTCAAGCTAATTTTTTGGACTTCAACTCAAGAAAGTTATGTCCCGAAACTCAACCGAACTAATATTAACCCGATCCGAGCCACACCCGACTCAAAATAGCACATAACAATTAAAGTAGCTAATCGAAACGATCTCGATTGAAATCAAACCGACATTATTCTCTTTGTAACAGGTAATTTTGTAAAGCTAACAAccagattttttttttgtataatttgAGCCAGCAAGCCCGCCGATTTTGATGGGTGGGCTTGGGAAATCAAACTAAGCCTGCTACTCCTTctcatccactcttttcttccctatttcctaaaacggattattcaggttttcttcccctttcctttttgagaaattttttattaatattatactcctacctctctccactcatcaaaccccaccatatcctttattaatatttaattctaattattcctacctctctccaataaccaaacctcacccatctcctttattaatatttaattaatcctaattattcatacatttctccaattaccaaactccACTCATAtttttatcaatattatactccccacCCTTAATCCCGTGCCCACTTTAaatgggaagaaaagagtggatgggagggaCTATAATGGACAACGGCCCACTGGTAATAAAATTAGGCCCACGGATAATTTTCTTCAAATATAGACCCATTTATATTTGGCCAAACCCCGATAATGACCACCTCAACTAGGTTATATATATACGGCTGCTCTTGAAACGAGTTGTTGAAAAACAGCAAACAAGAAACGCAATTAGGGCAGAAGACTGAATACACCGATAATGTCAGCGAAGAAGACGAAGACGGCGACGACGTTAGAAGAAGTTGAAAGACAACCTCATCGTTATCCAACTCGCTCGAAACTACGTCGAAACACTCGATATCTTCCAACAGAGGTAATATTCCAAATCCTAATATTTCTTCCTGCTAAATCCCTTTTTGACGCTGCGAGATACGTCTGCAAGCAGTGGTACGATATAGTTACCGACCCTGATTTCATTAAAGCGCATTCTCAACTATCTACTCCCGGATTCCTCATTCGAAACAGTTATTATCGAGATAGTCATATGACTTTTATCGACGCTAATACGCCTAACACTACGAAAATCCAAATTCCGCCCCGTGTTAAAgaaatattttgttttaatggGTTAGTTCTGTTTTCGAGTCTGTCATCCGAAGAAATATTATTATTTCATGTGGTGAATCCTGTTACTAAAGAAAACATCAGTCTGCCTCCCGTGGCGGACGGTAAGGACAGAATGGTCGAAAGTACAGCTAGTTTATCCGTGGATTCCCACGGTCATTATAAAGTAGTGTTTGCTTTTTATACATCCACCTTCTATGAAGATATACTAATAAAGATGGGACTATTTACTATTGGCATCGATAAAGAATGGAGATTTCTCGATCTTGAAGGTATACTCGTTGGGATACAATATCATTTTCACCACAACCATTTGGAGGATTTATCTATTGGTATCAATACAATTACAATACCTCTGCAAGTATATCCGATGGTTTTGCCTTGGATATTGATACGGAAACTATTTATCAGTTTTCTCAGCCGAAAGACGTTGTTTATGATCTAGGTTCTGCTACGTTGATAACTATCGGAACAAGTCTAGGGTTTATGCTAACAGAAGGGTTTATATGGAGGCTCTGGAAATTAACAGACGTAAAATCTGGTGAGTTTTACTGGTGAGTGGACTGAGTTACCTTATATCAATGTAAGTACATTACATAGCCACTTCAATAAAGTCTTCGGTTTATATGTAAATTTGATTTAgagtaaattaataattactcccttttataaatcatttttttaaaataactcccttatgaaaactttttaataatttactcccataaaatgttCTCAGGTCAAAAATTGCACCCAAATTGACAATCCGGTGAAAAATCTTTTTTTATGACCGTTTTGCCCCTGTATAAATTCCTATCTTCTCATGTGTTCTAGACTTCTGCCATCATTTCATTCATAGTCTTCCCCATTAGATTGATCGGAATTGTTACTCGTTACTTTGGAATCAAATTAATTTTGCCAGTgaattcaattcattcattcatttcaaGTTTCAACTCATTCATTCATTTCAACAATTAATTTCAGAGGTTAATCAAATCTATTCAATTCATTCATTCGTTTCAACTTTCCTCTCTTTTTATATTTTTCCCCAATTAAGGTAAGATTCTTCATCTTATTTTCAGTAATTAGGGTTTACAACCCAGAAATTAGAGTTTCCTAACCCAGAAATAAAGGTTATAAAGCCAGAAATTGGAATTTAAAACCCAGAAAATTTATAGGAATAATGTACCATCACTAAATAAATTCACCTCCACCCAACCTTCAAATGCAACGCATAACCATCATCACCTCGAATGACTAAGCAAAAGCGCCTGTTATTCCCTATTTCTCTTGAACATATTGACCAACACTAGAGCCGTTCCAACCAAAACTACCCTGATTCACTTCAAGCTTACCAACTGGATCCTTCAAATGGAGAATCAGACCAAACACATGGTTCCTAATAGCACGATAATTAACGTTTATTTGTGAATGGATGAACATTAACTTAATTGGGGAAAATATGAGAAGAGAGGAGAGTTTGAGGTGAGAATTAAAGTGGATGAATGAATTGAAGAGAAAAAGGGAGAGAGAAGAGCTCAAGTATAAAAACATAAAGAAGGGCAATATCGTCATAAATTTAGGCTTTAAAAtagaaaatttgaattttgacggaATATGTCACCGGAATGTGAAAATGGGTGCAACTTTTGAACGGAGAACATGttatgggagtaaattattaaaaagttttcataagggagttattttagaaaagtgttttataaaagggagtaattattaatttactcTTTGATTTATCATCCGGTTAAATTAGATAGAGGAGATTTGTGGTTGTACCGTTTTGTCAACGACAAAAATCTTGTGGTTCGTTATAATTTTGTCAACGAAAACATGGTGGTTTTCCCGATGAAGGTAGACATCAATCATCGCTCCCTCCGGCCTCATATAAACACATTGGTTTCACCGCGAAGAACTTCAATTACATGTCCAAGAATGGTGACCGATTCACGTAGTGTGTTGATGGAGCACTAACAGAATCTGCTATGGACAATGAGATGAATTGAACTGAAGTGAACTGAACCGGTCCTAACAATCTGAACATGTACCCAAGATTATCCGGACTCTATATTTACCCAATGATAGTGTAACAATGTTCGATTAATTTCGTATTCCATCTGAAAGTTTAATATGGATTCTAGTATATGTTCAATCTTGTGTTGTTGCAACTGCTGCATAAATCTGTGTACAATTCAATGAACACTACGACCATAAATCTGATTTTCAATCAACACTGCCACTGCTGCATAAATCTGATTTTCAACATCTTTGTAAATTTGTTTTGCTAATATACTGATTACTGAACTAATCTTATTCTAGTTTCTTAATCATTATGTCGAAATTTCAATATCTTCCGGTGTAAAATCGTCTCATACAAGAAATTGCCTGAATTAtgaatatttatttattatttatttaatactctctccgtcccggtcaattgttgtcctttgtttttggcacaaataccaagaaaaagggaaaaaggccaattactaaatgtcaagtggaacaaattgagtgtgaataatcaaattgctCTTCAAgatcattcttaaaatagaaaagacaaAAAAGGATTGAGACACCCCAATGTGGGAAGGGACAACAAttaaccgggacagagggagtacaaaATAGTGTAAATTATCTCATACTAATAAGAACTGAACCAATAGACCTGAATTAtgaatatttatttatttctcatATAAATAATCGTATTTTTTTTGTGTATTTTCATTAATTCTTTATTTATTAATGGTATTATAAATTATTATATTCAAATTAAAAAGTATAAGGTACATTTTCCTTTAAGCTAATTTTTGGACTTCAACTCAAGAAAATTGACCTGAAACTCAGCTGAATtaatattgacccgacccgagccGCACCCGACTCAAAATAGCACAGAACATGATCCAAAAATGACGTGGTCAAGAAAGATGGGCGATGGAGTAGCATTCGATGTCAGAGGATAAAACGCAGCATCTCACAAACTAAGCTCACAGACTAAACTCGAGGCGGAATAAGCTGGTGTTAGTAGTAATATTATTAGAAGAAATAAAGGTTTCCATAAATTAATAGGTAATAGGActagtttattttatttcttaattTCAGAATAAGAATAATATGGCAATTGCTCACCCATATTCGGTTTAGGAAAgtcaattttaggaaaaaattaaCTTGTGAAGTAAGGCAgcactaggtcatttattttctagtataaataagagGTCGGTGTATGTTATTTTGTTATCGATTGAGAATTAATAAAAATTGAAGCAAAAGATTTTTCGTGTTTGCAAGTTCTGTAATTTTCGTTCCGAAACTGTTATTGTTTGACCCGTTTTAAATTCTAACccgattgatagcaataggtcttgcaaACTCTACCccgattgatagcaataggtcttgcgattcaatcaccattgttcgatctataggtctggatcgcgcaaatatcccattTTTGGCGCAACTTTCGTATCAGAACAAAAGGGCGCTGACTTTATTCTTGGTAATAGGTAATTTCATTTAAGCTAACAACCGaatttttttgtataattttgaGCCAACAAGCCCGCGGGTAAGCCCGACTATTTTGATGGGTAAACTTGGACAATCAAATTAGGTCGGCTATAATGAACACGGGTAATAAAATTAGGCCCGTGGGACAATTTTTTCAAGCGTTAACTTGTTTATATTCGGCCAACCCCGCTAATGATCACCTCAACTAGGTTATATGGCTTAGTAAGGAGTTGTTGAAAACAACAAGAAGAACCGCAAATTGGCCAGAAGATTGAATACACCGAAAATGTCCGCGAAGAAAATGAAGACGGCAACGACGGTAGACGCAGTTGAAAGACTACCTCATCGTTATCCAACTCGCTCGAAACTACGTCGGTACACTCGATATCTTCCAACAGAGGTAATATTCCAAATCCTAATATTTGTTCCCGCTAAAGCCCTTTTTGACGCTGCGAGATACGTGTGCAAGCAGTGGTACGATATAATTAGTGACCCTGATTTCATTAAAGCGCATTGTCAAATGTCTACTCCGGGTTTCCTCATTCGAAAGAGTTACTGGCGAGAGGGTCATATGATTTATATCGACGCTAATACGCCTAACACTACGGAAATCCAAATTCCGCCACGTGTTGAAgaaatattttgttttaatggGTTAGTTCTGTTTTCGAGTATTTCAAACAAAGATATATTATTTCATGTGGTGAATCCTGTGACTAAAGAAAACATCAGTCTGCCTCGCCTGGCCGACTATAAGGGCAGAATGTTCAAAAGTACAGCGAGTGTATCAGTGGATTCCCGCGGTCATTATAAAGTAGTGTTTGCTTTTGATACATCCACCTTCTATGAAGATATACTAATAAAGATGGGACTATTTACTATTGGCATCGATAAAGAATGGAGATTTCTCGATCTTGAAGGTATACTCGTTGACTTGAGAATAAGGGATACAATATCATTTTCACCACAACCATTTGGAGGATTTATCTATTGGTatcaatacaattactatagctCTGCTCGTAGATCCAATGGTTTTGCCTTGGATATTGATACGGAAACTATTTATCAGTTTTCTCAGCCGAATGACGTTGTTTATGATCTAGGTTCTGCTACGTTGATAACTATCGGAACAAGTCTAGGGTTTATGCTAACAGAAGGGTTTATATGGAGGCTCTGGAAATTGACAGACGTAAAATCTAGTGAGTGGACTCAGTTACCTTCTATCAATGTAAGTACATTGCATAGCCATTTCGATGAAGTCTTCGGTCAATATGTAAATTTGATTTATCATCCGGTTAAATTAGATAGAGGAGATTTGTGGTTGTACCATTTTGTCAACGACAAAAATCTTGTGGTTCGTTATAATTTTGTCAACGAAAACATGGTGGTTTTCCCGATGGAGATAAACATCGATCATCAATCCCTTCGGCCTCATATAAATACATTGGTTTCACCCAAGAACTTCAATTACATGTCCAAGAATGGTGACCCATTCACGTAGTGTGTTGATGGAGCACTGACAGAATCTGCTATGGACAATGAGATGAACAGAACTGAACTGAACCGGTCCTAACATTCTGAACATGTACCTAAGATTATCCAGACTCTATATTTACCTAACAATAGTGTAAGGACGTTCAATTAGTTTCGTACTCCATTTGATGTAATGAAAGTTTAATGGTGGATTCCAGTTTAATCGAGAATTTAGGGGCCCTGTGCGAAATCTTAAACCAGGGCCCGAACTAATAATACAATGGAAGCTTGTTTTCTAAGATCAAATGCCTTCACCAGAATTACTACTGaacttagggggcgtttggttagagaaagggaaagggaaaagaaattagaaagggtaagagggggaaaggtaagggattacctaaaacttaactagttgtttggttacatcaagAAAATGAAGTGTGGTGGTTTGTGGTTTATTTTGGTGTACGGGTGGTGGTTAAGGTcgggtggttgtggtggtagtgatggtgatggtggcgtggtggtggtggcagtggggtggctgtggtggtggtgatggtggcatcatggtggttgtggaggtGGTGTTGCGGTGGTGATTTATGTGGGATGGCTGTTGTGGTGGGGTGGCTGGGTTGGTTttggtggtggttttggtggtggtgatttaggtggggtggttgtggtggtgatggtggcggCAGTGGTTGCGTCGTCGtcgttgtggtggtggtggtggtggtagtggggtggctatggtggtggtaatggtggcgtcatggtggttgtggcggtggtgttgtggtggtggttttggtggtggtagtggtggcgATGGCGTCTTGATGGTGACGGGTGTGGTGGGAGTCGTAAGTGTGGTGGTAGGTAAATAAGGTGGTTGAAGGGTAACAAGGGTAATGAAATCTCATACCTTGGGGGGTGGGGGGTAAGGAATTAGATGGATTGAGAGGTAAAGAAGGGAATTTCAttctctttgtttgtgtcaaacaaacaccaacaaaggaaatcaaTAGCTTTGTTTCCCTTTCTCTTTCTTATAGCTctccaaccaaacgcccccttaataTTCCTTTGATCAAACCTAAGTTTCCTTCTAAACCCAAGAAGATCACATGTAAGTTTCCTTATCTCAAAATATCGGAAGTCTTCTATGAGACCGCCACACCTGTAACTTCAATCCGAGTTCTTATATAGTCTCCATTTAACTATAGTGCTAATGAATTCACTCC from Silene latifolia isolate original U9 population chromosome 5, ASM4854445v1, whole genome shotgun sequence encodes the following:
- the LOC141657933 gene encoding uncharacterized protein LOC141657933; this encodes MSAKKMKTATTVDAVERLPHRYPTRSKLRRYTRYLPTEVIFQILIFVPAKALFDAARYVCKQWYDIISDPDFIKAHCQMSTPGFLIRKSYWREGHMIYIDANTPNTTEIQIPPRVEEIFCFNGLVLFSSISNKDILFHVVNPVTKENISLPRLADYKGRMFKSTASVSVDSRGHYKVVFAFDTSTFYEDILIKMGLFTIGIDKEWRFLDLEGILVDLRIRDTISFSPQPFGGFIYWYQYNYYSSARRSNGFALDIDTETIYQFSQPNDVVYDLGSATLITIGTSLGFMLTEGFIWRLWKLTDVKSSEWTQLPSINVSTLHSHFDEVFGQYVNLIYHPVKLDRGDLWLYHFVNDKNLVVRYNFVNENMVVFPMEINIDHQSLRPHINTLVSPKNFNYMSKNGDPFT
- the LOC141657932 gene encoding F-box protein At5g49610-like, whose translation is MSAKKTKTATTLEEVERQPHRYPTRSKLRRNTRYLPTEVIFQILIFLPAKSLFDAARYVCKQWYDIVTDPDFIKAHSQLSTPGFLIRNSYYRDSHMTFIDANTPNTTKIQIPPRVKEIFCFNGLVLFSSLSSEEILLFHVVNPVTKENISLPPVADGKDRMVESTASLSVDSHGHYKVVFAFYTSTFYEDILIKMGLFTIGIDKEWRFLDLEGSATLITIGTSLGFMLTEGFIWRLWKLTDVKSGEFYW